The Bactrocera neohumeralis isolate Rockhampton unplaced genomic scaffold, APGP_CSIRO_Bneo_wtdbg2-racon-allhic-juicebox.fasta_v2 ctg4098, whole genome shotgun sequence region ttaattgttttaaatatgttaaactaatgatttaaagcaactcaatatcgattgctaaatgtgtatatacaagaaaaccgactttatacctgaacataagattgtcggattcttccaaatgcgctgccgttacggcttcatgtcaacttcggtaagatgaagaaggttaattgacttaaatatgttaaactgatgatttaaagcaactcaatatcgactgctaaatgtgtatatacaagaaaattgactttatacatgaatataagattgtcgaattcttctaaatgcactgccgttgtggctttatgtcaacttcggtaagatgaagaaggttaattaacttaaatgtgtgaagctaatgatttaaggcaactcaatatagactggtaaatgtgtatatacaagaaaatcgactttatacctcaacataagattgtcgaattcttccaaatgcactgccgttatggctttatgtcaacttcggtaagatgaagaaggttaattgacttaaatgtgtgaagctaatgatttaaggcaactcaatatcggctgtaagtatatacaagaaaatcgacctaaatataagattgtggaattcttccaaaggcactgccgttatggctttacgtcaacttcggtaagatgaagaaggataattgttttaaatatgttaaagtaagaatttaaagcaactcaatatcgactgctaaatgtgtatatacaagaaaatcgactttatacctgaatataagattctcgagttcttgcaaatgcactgccgttgtggctttattgGAATGTTCATTAAGACATATGGGACGATTACATTTGCTGCAGTTATAACGAGTTTTACGTCGCTTTTTCGAAGAAGAAGCAGCACAATGGTAGCACGATGAccgttttgaagcaacttgagcATATGATTGTTGCTGTGTTGCATCTGATGTCGATGGACAAGATTCCGGTACCTAAAAGTagcgaaataatttattttaaattagtaaatatgaatacatgcatacacatatctttATACGCGGagatatatgtaggtgtgtataTAATTCATACTCACCTTCATATGTGGAATAACTAGCTGCCGTGCCAATTCAATGATAAATGAGCGCCTCTTATCACTCTGCTTTGCCGGATTCAGCTCGTCATAGATGATGAATGAGGCCAAACCGGCAATATCCACCATATTATAAAACATTGCCAGTGGCCAACGGTTTGTCGAGCGTTTGCACGAATAGCCAGTCAACATTTGATCCATTGTATCTACCCCcgctttaaatttattgtagtCCAAAATGTGATCTGGCTTGAATCCTTTCAATGGATCGGTGCTTTGACGGTAAAGGGCAGTAGATAACATAATTACTGGCTTTTTCGGCTTTGCCATATACGAGCACAAACCGATATTATTATTGTGATAACAAAATAAAGTGCTTTTAACATCACGCTTCGGGTTAAGCAATTCATGCGGAATGAAGGTCTTATTTTTTCTTACGGTACCGACAAAAGCCATTCTACGATTCATCAACATGCAAgttgtatattgaaaaaaaattgtcagcATAAACAGTCCTACCGCTGTCCATATAATTTTGCATCAATTTCATGACGACCCGTTCACCTTGATTCGTTTCTCGCTGGCCACCTGGTGGTTTTCCAGTATAAATTATACCTTTCAAAGGGTAGTTTGAAACAGAGTCACAAATCGACCACACTTTCATGCCATATTTTGCCGGCTTACTCGGAATATATTGGGTGAATCGAGTGCGCCCACGATATGGAAATAACTGTTCATCGACGGTTACATGACAATCCGGAGTGTATGCTTTCTCTAAATTGGCCATCAGCATGAGCCATACATCGTCCAGGGCAGCAGTTTTGCTTTGCTTCAACCTCTCAGCACGAGTACCACTGTTATCGAAACGGATGAAAGTATTATCGAACTGATTCAATGGTGGCCTTATAAATTGGCATATTGTAGCTGGCCCACAATTATTTGATTCGAGTGGAATACACCATATTAGCATCCCAAAAAAAGCATACATTTCGTCTTCGTCAGTTTACCCAAGACTGTTTATTACTGGGATGCTTTTATATAGACGAAACGCTTCAACGGCTTTTCTGTTGGTTTCCCGCACAATGATACTTACGATTTCAGGAGACAGTAATAGCTGAAAGAGCTTTATGATGACGCTCCTCGTATTACGAGTAAAAGTTGTAACATTGTGACAACGAGGCCTTCCAGGTGGTGGAGTGGATTTGAATTCCACATTCTACCATCTTTCGACCTGTATATAAGGCCCTGGGTAATAGATGTGCTGCATGATTCCATTGTATGAAAGGGCGATATTCTATACAAATATCATCATGGTTTTCATCCAGAACAGCCTCTAACTCGATTTCCTGTTCTATATCTGATGCTTCACCGAAGTCATCTTCATCTGGAAAATATTCATCATCTTCTACGTCGCCACTTGTTTCAAATGGATAGGACTCCTGTCCcacaatttcttcaatttgtgcCTGAAGTCGCTGACGTTCTTCCGGACTCACATTTGCTGCGTTTAGCTTACGAAGCAAACgcgagttgcgtcgtcaaacgactccaccactgtcaaactcgtcgacacacaaaaaaagacaagtatttttaaaatatttttatttctctgaaatgtaagttgaatcttcagattcaactacatacatatgtacatagataagaTATGCctggtcgttgatgctgaggaatgtcaagtcagcacaacggcttcaggtaaatttagcaagtaagatttttataaagaatatgtgaagtcagcacaacggctttaggtaaatttaggaaataagatttttgtaaagaataaaatgatgattaataaactggacggcaagccgctcagtacggtaaaccggagttttattatatcgtaattggcgcagtcggtaggatgGTGTTCCCCATTTTTCTACTATACATCGTAACAATTTTAGTGCGTTGAACGCAAAAGTATTCTCAaacttttactaaataaatgaaatattatgaagtaaattaaactataaaaaatacgctaaataaataaattgaaaataaattattaataaactttgctaaataaatgaaagttgcacaaaaaaaaaaaaaaacgtgaactataaaataattttataaaaaatatatgtaattgtgtACCAGAGATATTTGTAAGTGCCATACAAaagcaacatcagcagcaacaacaacaacattaacgaaagcaacaacaacaacattcacaaatgcagcatcagcagcagcaacaacaacaacattaacaaaagcaacaacaataacattaacaacaacaacgacgccagtaacagtaacaacaaaacaacagcaacaacagcaccaacagcaaggtaaaataatattcaactaataatttagtaatttaagtagtagttttatttgaagcccttactttctttgtaaaaaaaaacaagtcaaCGCAGAAATTATGCTCACTAAATGTTTCAAtccattcaaaaacaataccattagaaaaagaaacgaacaaacgagaaaagaaaaacaaaaagcagcagtagatacagaagttaatttgttaaaattcctttaaaatataaaattgcgtaCTTAAATTATGTGTGTA contains the following coding sequences:
- the LOC126767113 gene encoding piggyBac transposable element-derived protein 4-like encodes the protein MAFVGTVRKNKTFIPHELLNPKRDVKSTLFCYHNNNIGLCSYMAKPKKPVIMLSTALYRQSTDPLKGFKPDHILDYNKFKAGVDTMDQMLTGYSCKRSTNRWPLAMFYNMVDIAGLASFIIYDELNPAKQSDKRRSFIIELARQLVIPHMKVPESCPSTSDATQQQSYAQVASKRSSCYHCAASSSKKRRKTRYNCSK